Sequence from the Elephas maximus indicus isolate mEleMax1 chromosome 13, mEleMax1 primary haplotype, whole genome shotgun sequence genome:
CAGTATGGATCACCTGGGAGTCTGGGAagaggggtgggaggaggaaacAGCCCTTGAAGGCAGTCCTGTGGGGAGGCCATCAAATAGGGGTATGAGGGCTCTAACGGCACTTTTTCCTCCCCCTTCCCACACCCACTATATCAATGTGTAAGGATGTTGATTGTAACATTGTTCAAAATAATGAGCTTAACCTGAACAACGGAACACTTCTTGTTGtatgccctcaagtcagttccaactcatagtgaccctatagaacagagtagaactgctacataaagtttcctaggctgaaagctttaaaaaaaaaaatttattgtgctttaagtgaaagtttacaaatcaagtcagtctctcatacaaaaacgtatatacaccttgccatatactcctaattgctctccctctaatgagacggtacactccttccttccactatctgttttcgtgtccattcacccagcttctgacccctctgccctctcatctcccctccaaacaggagatgccaacatagtctcctgtctacttgatccaagaagctcactcttcaccagtatcattttctatcccacagtccaatccctgtctgaagagttggctttgggaatggttcctgtcttgggctaacataaggtctggggaccataacctctggggtccttctagtctcagtcagaccattgagtctggtctttttatgagaatttggagtctgcatcccactgctgtcctgccccctcaggggttctctgttgtgttgtagGCACGCAccttctagtttttctggtctcaggctgatatagtctctggtttatgtggtcttttttgtctcttgggctcatcattaccttgtgtctttggtgttcttcattctcctttgctccaggtgggttgagacccattgatgcatcttagatggccacttgctagcgtttaagaccccagatgccactctccaaagtgggatgcagaatgttttcttaatagattttattatgccagttgacttagatgtcccctgaaaccatggtccccaaacccctgcccctgctatgctggccttcgaagcgttcagtttattcaggaaacttctttacttttggtttagtccagttgtgctgacctcacctgtattgtattgtcttttccttcacctaaaataattcctgtgtgaaaacccttctccctcccttcctccatcccacctctcgtaaccatcaaagaatattttcttctctttttaaactatttctccagttcttataatagtggtcttaaataatatttgtccttttgcaactaatttcactcagcataatgccttccagattcctccacgttatgaaatgtttcacagattcctcactgttctttatcaatgcgtagtattccattttgtgaatataccataatttatccattcatctgttgatgggcaccatggttgcttccatctttttgctattgtaaacagtgctgcaatgtgtaaaggctcttaattctctaggatatattccaaggagtgggattgctggattgtatggtaattctatttctagtttttcaaggaagcgccaaatcaatttccaaagtcgtcataccattttacattcccaccagcagtgtgtaagtgttccagtctctctacaatctctgcaacatttattattttgtgttttttggattaatgccagccttgttggaaaccctggtggcatagtggttgagtgctacagctgctaaccaaacggtcggcagttcgaatccgccaggccctccttgggaactccatggggcagttctactctgtcctatagggttgctatgagttggaatcgactcgacggcactgggtttggctttttttggttgttggagtgagatggaatctcatagtagttttgatttgcatttctctaatggctaatgatcgtgagcattcctTCATGtttctgttacctacctgaatgtcttctttagtgaagtgcctgttcatacccttttaggctagaatctttacaggagcagatccccaggtcttttcttccacagagccgctggtgggttcaaaccgctgacttctCGCTTAGCAGTGGtaagcttaaccattgcgccaccagaggGCAGCTGTCAAAAAAATGATGCAGAGCTGATGCACTGTTAGAAGATGCCCAGGATGTAGTATTAAGTGAAAAAGGCACTTTACAAAACAGTAagaatccattttattttttaaatacactttATCCGTGCACAGAAAAAAAGTCTGGAGAGATACAAATCACATtaacagtgtttttgtttttagcaagATTTAAGGTATTATAGCACGGATGACTcagttttttgtattttctaaattaatacttttatgatcagaaaatcattaaagaatataatttttttattgagctATAATTCATATACCGTAAAATTCAGTGTGCTTTTTAAAGTGTACGatgcagtggtttttagtatatgttGTGCAACCTTCACCATTATCTAATTCCAGACAATTTCATCGCCCCAAACAGAAACACCATACCCACTAGCAGCCACTCCCCATTCCCCCAATACCACCAGTCCTCGGCAATcactcatctactttctgtccttatggacatttcatataagtggaatgatACAATATTTAGCcctttgtgtctggattctttcacttagcataatgttttcaaggttcatttatgTGGTTACATGCCTACTTATGGTAGAATACAATTtcattgtatagatataccacattttgttactcattcaccagttgatggacatttcggtggtttccactttttggctgtcacgaatagtgctgctatgaacattcatgtccaAGTTTTTACGTAGATagatgttttaaattcttttgacaTATACGTAAGAATGTCATATGGTAACTGTGTTTAACTTTTGGAGGAACTGCCAaacaattttccaaagtggccacactattttacattcccaccagcaatgtatgaaggcTCCAATTTTTTCACAAccttataattttttcttttttatacaaagAAATCTGGGTCCTTGTAGCTGTCTGAGCTGCGTCCTATGCGCTCAGGTTTCCTGTCAGGAAATGACCCAGGGTAGGGGAATTCTGTGTTCGGAATTCATCAGCTGCTGTCCTGTGGGACCTCTCGCACTGCTTTCCCAGCACCACCTCTAGGGGGCAGCTCATAGCATTCTTTACTAGTGAGTTTCTCTCCAGAAATGTGTTCAAATAATTTCTGAACGTGAAGAGAAGGGGATTTAATTTTGTGTCTCTCGTACCAGTTGGAGTGTTGACTATATTATCGCAGAGAATAAAAACCTTCACTAGTTGTCAAAATCACCTGAAGATTATATTAAAAGGCATATTCCCAGGTCCCTGGTTGGATAGTCTGATCCTGTTGGTTTGTAGTTCACCCCAGGCAATCTGCGTGTTTAACAAGTGCCCTGGGTGATTCTGATGATGAGCTACGGTTGAGAAGCCTAGTATTATTTCCTTATCCCGACAGCAATCttgccccattttgcagatgagaaagctgagactcagagaagtaacttgtccaaagtcacagtcAGCATGACTCCCTCCCAAGCCTATGATCTTGTCAATACAAGAGCGGGCATTACATTTGCTAGCACAAACCTGCGGAGTAGAGACCTTCCATGGAGGACTGGAAATTCTGATAATAGGGGCCTTGGCAAATATCCCTCATTCATCTTCCCAATTTCCACCAAAGGTAGAGAGAATACCTATGATAGTTGGGAGGTGTCATAAACAACACCAGAATCCCCAAGCCAGGTATACAAACCCAACCCCCATGATGACTTTAGCTTCTCCAAAAGGTGGGAGTGTGGGGCAGGGGATCCAAGGGCTCAAATGGGGAGAGAAGCCATAGTGGGGATAGGGGCAACTTCGGCCACTGTCCACAGGGTTGGACAGCTAAGGACTTTGGTGTGGCATCAGAACAGTTCAGAAACCTGGCTCAGCAAATCATTCATTCAGTCTGAGGGCGTCCTATATGCCAGGAGCTGGGCAGGGAGCAAGGCAGACAGGACCTTTCCAATCATGGGCTTATGGTTTAATGGGATGACTGACAATCAAAGGACCACACTAATGAGGGCACAATTACAAAGTGAGATGGGTGCCCACAGAGGAATAAACCTGGTCTCACCAAGGAGACCTTCCTGTGGCTGAATTCATCTCAGTGAAACAGAGGGAACTAGAgtgtccctggagccctggtggcaaagtggttaagagctcaggttgctaactgaaaggttgacagttcaaatccaccagccactccttggaagccctatggggcagctctactctgtcacttagggtcactatgagtcggaatcaaagaCACACAGAATGTCCCTAGTGGCCAGTGTGGGCATAGCGATGACCAAAATGGCTACGCTGAGGAAGGGGGCTGAGAGATGGAAGAGCCTGGTCTAGCTCAGGTCTTCTGGATGCTGTGCAGTGAACACAGCCCTGCAGATTCAGGGCCAGTGGATGACAGTTCCCAAAGTTTTAACCAATTTGAATCTGTGGAAACCAAGGCCACACAGTGGACCCCTGCAAACAGACCTCTAGGACAGCAGCCCCAGCTCGCACAACAAAAATCTCTATTGTTTGGCTCTTACACGGCAAGTCCCTTGGGATGCCAAGAAGGTAGGTCAAGTCCTGTCCAGACGAGGGTTAATGCCACAAGGAGAAGCCCTCCTCTTCCCtggctgtttttgttaggtgctattgagtagattttgactcatagtgaacccatgtgactgagcagaattgccccatagggtttcctagactgtaatctttacaggagcagatcactagccaggtctttctcccgcagagctgctgggtgggttcaaaccgccaacctttccattagcagccaagtgtttaactttGCACTATCAGGGCTGTAATGGCAGTGAAATCTTAGTAAGATAGGGTAGCTCTCAAATCTGTCCCTATCTCCATCCCCACTGCCACTTCCTCATCTCTTAGCTCCCTGGAGCTTCCTGGACCCACTCAGGGCCCCTCCAGTCCACCTCCCACATACAGAGGTGTCAGAGAGAGAGTTCTCAAACACGAATTGGACCAGGGTATTCCCTGGCTTCCACTGACTGCCCACTTCCTTCAGGGAGGCTCCCTGTGACCTGGCTCCTACCTGCTACTCCAGTCCCACCTGCCTCTCACCATAGACACGCTATCCTTCAACCACATGCAGCTGCTTGAACACACCATCACATCCTTGTGCTCTGCCTGGAATTTCTTTCCCTGTCCTGTCCAGCTGGCTAACTCCTTCTGGTCCTTGGAGAACACGCTCCATCAGCACTTCTGGGTGAATTATGTAAGTGCCCCTTCTCAGAGCACCCATCTTCTCCTGTTATCATCACACTGTGCTGTCACTTCCTACTTTTCTTTGTCCCCACTAGGCTGGGACCTCCTCGAGGCAGGAGCCATGTCTGATTTTACCCCTACCCCCATGCCTAGACCTGGCGTAACAAAAAAATGCTTGTTGAGTGAAGTCCCTCAAGGCCCAGCTGGAGTTCTTCCACCCATCTGACCACAGGTTCTGGTCTTGGATTACATAGTTTACTTTCTCAAATAGAGAACACACCCAACAGTTATCTGGGTGAGAACCTTCACTGCCACCTCTACCCTGGAAGTGCTCCAAGGCAGGGTCCAGGCAAGCACCAGATTGGGCCCAGTAGGCAAAGATGGACAGCCTGGGCTCCAGGATAAAGGTCAGTATTGGGAAGATGGGGTCTTACAAGGGGGGCTTCCCACTCCTACTCATTAGTCAGTTCCTGAAGTGGGTCCTGTCTCTGAGGTGCTCCCCTAACCCCCGTTCCTCCCGCGTTCCAGATCTTCTCAGGCTTCACCCGCTTCCTGCCTCAGCCTTGAAAGGGTGGTATGGGAACATCTGTCACTTTCCTTTGGACCCTGCTCCTAGGTCAGCAGGGCCAGAGGATCAGTGAGGCAGGGTTGGGGAGCTCAAAGGTGCTGGGTCCCAGTGGGAAGTTAGCACGCCTATCAGAAGCCTGGGAACTGAACCTGCTGAGGGGTGCAGAAAAGAAAGCCAGTTTCATGACTCGCTTTCTGGCATCTGAAGTAGAAACTCAgcccaccatgttgttgttaccaaaacccattgccattaattcTGATTCACGCAACCTtggagggcagggtagaactgcccctagggctccaaaggctataaatctttactgaagcagactgctacatctttctcccacagagtgactggtgaatttgaacggcctacctttctgttagcaaccaagcacttaaccactgagccaccagggctccttggcccaCCATAGGGCCTTGCTAATGCTCTGAAGCTGAGGAAATGGGAAACAATGGGttccctctcttctctccctgcTCCCAGATGAGTTTCTAGGTTGGGAGACTTACCTGACCCAACCTCCTTTCCAAACAGGAAGCCTCTGCAACCTCCCCTCCATGACATGACAGTGGCAGCCTCTTGGTTGCACACTCCTGGTGACGGAGCACTCAGTACTTCAGACCACTAGTGATCTTGGAAGGTTGTTCCTTTTCCAGAACCAAGACCAGTCTCCCTTATTTTAAACTTCTACCCTGCAGCACCTCTTCCaggttttatcatttattttatatgcTTAAGTCCAGGATGAGCCCAGGGCATCTTAGTTGTCAGGATAGTTTACATTCTTTCCCCCCTTCATGGGCACCCCTGAGAGGAGTCAGACAAGCACATCCAAGCCCCCAGCCCTTCCCAGGGACTCATGAAGAACAGGAACTTGGGGAGGGCAACCAGTGGCAGGGTCCAATAACAACAGACCTCCCTGCCTCAAAGCTCAAGCAGAGGTACTGGGGGGGGGGGTCCTTGAAGAGCCCCTCCTGTCAGCTGCAGAATCTACCTCTTGTCACCAGCAGGACTTGTTTCAGGGTTCTGCCAGCAAACTGACTTAGAAATACCTTCTTCCCCATCTCCTTCCTTCCAGGGGGCTGCTGAATTGCATGGGGTGGGGTCTGCTTATGACATCCTGGGGATATATGCCCCCCTTACTCATCAGAGCTCTTCCAGAAACCACTCCCCCAGCTGACTTGGAGCTGGGCAGAAAGGCTTATGAGACTGTTATCTCTCAGCAGTCAGCTGTGTGGCGCTGGAAGCATCAGCTTATCAGGAAGCCTGCAGTGATTCACAGTCCGAGTCCCAGCTTCTCTGCTGAATAGTAATTTCCAGCAGTGGATTTGTGCTcagtctctctcctccccctcccccaagggTGTGCTGTCCTTTCTCAGGGAGAGAGGGCAGTGAAGGGGAGAGCTCACCCATGGGAATGGGGTGCCTTGTGCCATCTTCTGCTTATAGCTCAGTTTGCTGGCAGAAGGCTGCAGACCTAGGGACCCCAGCAGTGGCTGCCATTCTTGGGGATGACCCTCGGGAGAGTTCACCATTGCACTCCTTACTTCTCCCCCTAGACAAGCAATGTGCTGCTCCCTTTCTCTAGTGTGATCACAGCGGGATACAGGCCCCCTTCCAGCCACAAGTCTCTGAGGCCAGAGCCAGCCAGGGACTGAGCAATGTGCCCCTTGCACTCTTCCGAGGCTGTCCAGTCTCTGTGCCAGATCCTGAAGACTCCAAAGGTCAAGGATACCTGGCCAGAGGGACTGAGACACAAGGGGGCAGGCCAGAGCTGCTCTGCAAAGGCAGGTGATTAGGAAAAAACCTGGGGACAgtgccatttttgtttgttttattgaaaGCAAGATTCCAGCTGTGGGGCTCAGGGGAGGAGGCACGCAAAGTTCggtcctcagtctctctctctgggcCAACATGGCAAAGCGTGGATGTTAAGAGCCCATAGAAACACCCACCCCTGCCACCATGATATCAGTACACTCCTCTGAAGCAAGGAAAGGAAAATTATAAGGGAAACTGTGTCCTGGAGGGGGGCCAGAATAGCAGACCCCCACAACTCCACACTCTTCTACTCTCAAGCAGTTTCTTACCCCTCGCCCTCTGATGTGCAGGGTGGGGTGACTCCAAGAACTCTTCATGGCTCATGGACTCAGGCTCCTCAGGAATGCTAGGTGCCTTTAACCCTCGAGGATCTCGACCAAAGCTCCAGTCTAACTGCCCACCATTCCCTCCCTGAAGAGGTTCCAGTGTGGTCCAGAAAAGCTGAAAGTGGAGTCTTGTGTTTTCAGGCAACACAAGCAAGGGGCAACCAACCCACGAAGCTTCCCTGGGGTCGTTGGGGGATCCTCTCCTGTCACTCCAAGGGTCCCTCTACCGCTGCCTTAGCGGTCCAAGCTGTCCAGGTTATGGGCTCCAGAGGACCGACGCGTGAAAGGCTGGAGGAACGTCTGAAAGCGAAGGCGCTGGGATGGAATCCAGCCCGTCTAGGTGACCGTGATCCCGCAGTTCTCAGGCTGTCCGGTCCTCGTGCGCAGCCCCTGGCTCGGGCTGTGACCTCTTCGCGGAACCTTCTCCAGTTGCGGGCTCCCCTAGGCTCCTCTTGAGCGTTGGCGCATCTAACTGGGACGAGGGACCAGGATGCGGGTCCGGGGGCTGGTAGCCAGGTTGACGCGGATCTAGCGCGTCTTTGGAAAGTAGGATGGCGAGCGCCGGCACATTCTTGAGCACACTGAGACTAGCCGGCGGCTCTCCTGGTGGATGATCCGGAGTGGGCTCGGGCGGGACGCTCTGCCACACCTCGCGCACGCTCCGGTAGCGCAGCCGCGTGACCTGGTGCAGGCCCGCCAGGCGGCGCTTGAGGATCTCAGCGCACGTGACGGTCTTGGTGGTGGCCCGACCGCAGCCGCTGAAGACGATGGCGCGTGTGGCCGGCTGCGCCATGCTGGCGGTGGCGAAGGCCAGCAGATTCCGGATCTTGCTGCCCTCTTTGACCCGCATGTGCACGGCGCCGGGTGCCAGGTCCGCGAAAGGGCTGGATCCCGGGCCGCCCCCCTCGGCCCCGCCCCCCGCCGACGCCTCCTCGGAGCGCACCTTACGGAAGTTCTCCATGCGCCGTCGTCGCCGGGGCCTCGGGGACGCGGGCTTCGCCATGGGGCCGCCTTCAGCCCCGGGACTGCATGGCCGCCGGCCGCGCCCGGCAACGGCAGCAGGGGTAAGGGTGCGAGGGGGACGTAGACGTC
This genomic interval carries:
- the RPP25 gene encoding ribonuclease P protein subunit p25, coding for MAKPASPRPRRRRRMENFRKVRSEEASAGGGAEGGGPGSSPFADLAPGAVHMRVKEGSKIRNLLAFATASMAQPATRAIVFSGCGRATTKTVTCAEILKRRLAGLHQVTRLRYRSVREVWQSVPPEPTPDHPPGEPPASLSVLKNVPALAILLSKDALDPRQPGYQPPDPHPGPSSQLDAPTLKRSLGEPATGEGSAKRSQPEPGAAHEDRTA